In Pleurocapsa sp. PCC 7319, the following are encoded in one genomic region:
- the bioF gene encoding 8-amino-7-oxononanoate synthase yields MLASPYSWLDKSLTTIHRANWYRSVKTIAGIPGAIVELSGKSVINFASNDYLGLAGDRRLIHAAINATQVYGTGSTGSRLLSGHRELHQELENAIAALKQTESALVFSSGYLANIGTVAALVGKPDLILGDQYNHSSLKKGAILSGAKTIDYEHNNTEDLRRKLQINRHLYRRCLITTDSVFSMDGDLCPLPELIAIAEEFTCMLLIDEAHATGVMGETGAGCVEHFNCTGKELIQIGTLSKALGSLGGYVAGSATLIDFLRNRAPSWIYTTALSPADTAAAHEAIKLIQTESTRREQLWQNIYYLKQELSDFNLLLSESPIICMEFKNPQAVLSKAQQLLEAGIFAPAIRPPTVPTSRIRLSLMATHERSHLDFLVEKLRQE; encoded by the coding sequence ATGCTTGCAAGTCCTTATAGTTGGTTAGATAAATCTTTAACAACTATTCATCGAGCCAATTGGTATCGTTCAGTTAAAACGATCGCTGGTATTCCAGGAGCAATAGTAGAATTATCAGGAAAGTCTGTAATTAATTTTGCTAGCAATGACTATTTAGGATTAGCAGGAGATCGAAGATTAATCCATGCGGCGATTAACGCTACACAAGTTTACGGTACGGGCAGTACGGGGTCGAGATTACTTAGTGGACACCGAGAACTACATCAAGAATTAGAAAATGCGATCGCAGCTCTTAAACAAACGGAATCTGCCCTGGTATTTAGTTCGGGCTATCTAGCAAATATTGGAACCGTTGCCGCATTAGTCGGTAAACCAGATTTAATTTTAGGCGATCAATATAATCACTCCAGTCTGAAAAAGGGGGCTATTCTAAGCGGAGCGAAAACTATCGATTATGAACATAACAATACAGAGGACTTGCGCCGTAAACTGCAAATCAATCGTCATTTATACCGCCGTTGTTTGATTACTACTGATAGTGTTTTTAGTATGGATGGGGATTTATGCCCTTTACCCGAATTGATTGCGATCGCCGAAGAATTTACCTGTATGCTGTTGATCGATGAAGCCCATGCGACAGGAGTGATGGGAGAAACTGGTGCGGGATGCGTCGAACACTTTAATTGTACGGGCAAAGAATTAATTCAAATTGGGACACTCAGCAAAGCTTTAGGTAGTCTTGGAGGTTATGTAGCCGGAAGTGCAACTTTAATTGATTTTTTGCGTAATCGCGCACCTAGTTGGATTTATACCACCGCTTTATCTCCTGCGGATACAGCAGCAGCCCATGAAGCGATTAAGCTAATTCAAACAGAATCTACTAGACGAGAACAACTGTGGCAAAACATTTACTACCTTAAGCAAGAACTATCAGATTTCAATCTTTTGCTCTCAGAGTCGCCAATTATCTGTATGGAATTTAAAAATCCTCAGGCTGTCCTATCTAAAGCGCAACAATTGCTCGAAGCTGGTATATTCGCCCCAGCAATTCGTCCTCCTACTGTACCTACAAGTCGGATTCGATTGTCGCTAATGGCAACCCATGAGCGATCGCATTTAGATTTTTTAGTAGAAAAGCTACGACAAGAATAG
- a CDS encoding AI-2E family transporter — protein sequence MNFGTWIGLIVFFISLYVLWQIKQLLLLLFTAIVLATSLNILVKNFQKRGIKRSFAVFLSMFSLIAVAVGCMWIVVPPFIDQFQALGKLVPQGVEKLDTLLDTLSNGLSERLGPRITNFLPDTEELNRQLQPMIQQFLGGGLTVFYNSLGVLLSILLLLAITLMLLADPTPYRKGFVRLFPSFYRRRVEEILDLCSEGLEGWLVGILFNMVVIAILSFVVLLILGIPLALSQAMLAGVLTFIPNLGPTLSVLAPMAIALIEAPWKSVAVLILYIIIQQVESNILTPIVMAQQVSLLPAITLLSQLFFATFFGFLGLLLSLPLTVVGQIWFKEVIVKDVLDNWNYSFAGNRIVEKVESLPTSEEE from the coding sequence GTGAATTTCGGCACTTGGATTGGTCTGATTGTATTTTTTATTTCTTTATATGTCTTATGGCAAATTAAACAGTTATTGTTGCTACTTTTCACTGCTATTGTTCTAGCCACTTCCCTCAACATTTTGGTCAAAAACTTTCAAAAGCGGGGGATAAAAAGGAGTTTTGCCGTTTTTTTATCCATGTTTTCCCTAATTGCGGTAGCGGTTGGATGTATGTGGATAGTTGTTCCACCTTTTATCGATCAGTTTCAAGCCTTGGGTAAATTAGTCCCTCAGGGAGTAGAAAAATTAGATACCTTGTTAGATACACTATCGAATGGGCTATCAGAACGTCTTGGTCCTAGAATCACTAATTTTCTACCCGATACAGAGGAATTAAATCGACAGTTACAACCAATGATCCAGCAATTTTTGGGGGGAGGGTTGACTGTTTTTTATAATTCTTTGGGTGTGTTATTAAGTATTTTACTTTTACTTGCTATCACCCTCATGCTCCTAGCCGATCCGACTCCCTACCGTAAAGGTTTTGTGCGTCTGTTTCCCTCTTTTTATCGACGAAGGGTTGAAGAGATTCTAGATCTTTGCTCTGAAGGTCTAGAAGGTTGGCTAGTGGGGATTTTGTTTAATATGGTGGTAATTGCTATCTTAAGTTTTGTTGTCTTACTGATTTTAGGAATTCCCTTAGCTTTATCCCAGGCAATGCTAGCAGGAGTCTTAACTTTTATTCCTAATTTGGGTCCAACTTTGAGTGTACTGGCACCGATGGCGATCGCCTTAATTGAAGCTCCTTGGAAATCTGTTGCTGTTTTAATCTTGTATATAATTATTCAGCAAGTCGAAAGTAATATTTTGACCCCAATTGTCATGGCGCAACAAGTGTCTTTACTGCCAGCAATTACTTTACTATCTCAATTGTTTTTTGCCACTTTCTTTGGTTTTCTAGGTTTATTACTTTCATTACCTCTGACGGTGGTTGGTCAGATCTGGTTTAAAGAGGTAATTGTCAAAGATGTTTTAGATAACTGGAATTACTCTTTTGCTGGAAATCGAATAGTTGAAAAAGTAGAGAGTTTACCAACAAGTGAAGAAGAATAG